DNA from Daucus carota subsp. sativus chromosome 1, DH1 v3.0, whole genome shotgun sequence:
TTGGTGAAGTAGTAGGAAACAGCAGGAAACTTATGATCTTTCAACCATATGGATCCTACTGGCTCGAGATACTTAAGCTTGCAATGGCTTATATCCATTCTTCGTCTGTAATTGCTCAAACATGTTCGCGAGTGAAGTTAATCTTTTCATCAAGGGGCTATATTTGCAATGGACTAGAAATCGAAGTGAAAGCAAAGTTGTTGTGGAAATGAAGAAAAGGTTTGGAGACTTGACAACAGACATGGCGGTGAGGACAGTGATAGCTGGTAAGAGATATTCTGGTACTGGAGTCCAAAATGATGAGGAATCAAGGCGATTACAGGAGGCTAAGGGTCAGATGAAAAAGACAGCTGACAGAGATCGATGATATATACTTGATAAATGAGTGGAGGATCATCTGCAGATAAAAGAAATTCTGCGCATTGATCATTTGGAAGAAAACTTTATTAATGTAATGTTGTCTGCCATGGATGGTGAGTAGTGTACAAATGAGATTGAACGCGACACTGCCATCAATTGGGCTTGTTTGGTAAGTTATGCAAGATTCTTTGGTATTAGAATCTATAGTTTATACAATATGGACCTGTGTTTATAGTTACAGAGTGATGCTTAGACAGATCTAGTGCGATCATGAACTAGATCATGCATCTTGCAACTTCTAGTGTTTCCAAATTTATCTTGCAACTAGATTATGAACTAGATTTCTCGGCTTTGGATCTCCCTCCACTCTTGTTCAGACGTCTTTGAGCGTAACAAACACCCAAGTGCCTTTATTGCCAGAGGTAGTCCACCATGATTCTTCATCTCCAAATGCTATTTTCCTGAACAGTTCATAAATCATAACTATCATGCTCATGTAATTTTTTGACTCGACAGGGAACACAATTTTGCATGGCATCATAACATTCTGGCTACCAGTTGTTACTATACCAGTGCTTCCTTTTGGCATCACCAACTCCTAGTACATAGTTTCCCAGTTCCTCCCACTTCACTGAGTCCTCGTACCAGCATCTAGTACAAGTAAAAACTTTTTTCACTTTAATTCAAAGACTTAGAACTTAGATGAAAAGAATGAGTCAATTCAATGAGGCCGTTTAGTCATGATTCCTGGTGAGCCTCTACCCAACACGTTCAATTAATAATGCAACACTGATATATTTGATTTTGCTTTATGGCACACTGGCTCTCACCAAATTAAACACAATTCATTATGAGAATAAGGaacatgatatatatttgaCGTGATTTTCCTCACATAGTGAAATAACTGTGCTTTGATCAGCTGCACCAATTGTTGCACTCCATGAAGCATCAGAAGATTGCACCGTGGCAGGCTTCCACATTTCAGCTGGCACGCGCTTATTTGTAAACCTCCGGAAGTTGCAGCGTGACCCTTGCATTTGGTCTGGTCCTCAAGAGTTCCAACCTGAGAGGTTCATTGAGAAACATATTGATGTTGAAATGTGGGGAAGAATTTTGAACTGATACCATTTGGTTCCGGAAGGAGGAGATGCCCTGGCTCCACACTTGCACTCCAAGTTCTCTACTTGACACGGGCTAGGTTGCTTCATGGCTTTGAGCTAGGAACTGTTTCAGACTTGCTCGTCGATATGACTGATAGTCCAGGACTTACtaacttaaaaaaatgtaatattagcAGCAGCGACTCTATTTGTTGTACGTGATAAAGTAGACCAAGTGATTGATAGATCATCTGCTGAAACTGAAGTGTTCAAATTGGTAACGGgctaaatggcgttttggtcactcaactgatcaaaaacttgcaattgggtcatccaattCAAAAAGCTTTCAGTCTCATCtgtatactcttaaaaattttcattcaggtcactggccgttacagCCCGACGGACTGTAACCtcggttcggttataatcggttcggttacaaaaccgacaaatataagaattataaataatatacgaACGAGACAAAATTGATGTGCGTGATCTAGACAAATTGAGTTGTGGAATTAGAATTTACCATAATCTTGAACATTTTAAAGTAATAAATTAGTAAGTTTTCAGAAAGATTTACAACTTACTAATCTGCACTTTCTAGTACATTTTTCTTGTGCAGGAGGTTTTTTAACACTTAAGCCATCAATACCAAAGAGGTATGGTAAAAAATGATTTGGCCGCAACTTACATAAGCatgacatataaaaaaacatgaaGAATTGCTAGAGAAAATGGTTATAAGAGGTTCTGGCATCTATGTGGCTCGGCCTGTATAATTTATTCAGGTTGTCCAGAGAATAACTATGGAAGAATCAACACACACGAAAATATTTTGGATGCAAATTAACACAACCCTAGCTGCCAAGTCCATTAACATTAGCCCAAGTTAATTCATACAATATacaagtattatttatttaattaattaatcggttcggttttttttcAGTTCGGTTTTAACTAATAATCGGAACCGAACCCATGacttcggttcggttttttatttttcggtttcggtttcgccTCGATTTTTTACCTGTTTTTATCGTTTTcagttcggtttcggtttcttttcgattttttgctcagccctgcACCCGGTTTAAAATTTGACGGAATGCTGACTAAACTTCATGACTTGACTTAATTATATCCACAatggcatgtacagtcagctgaaacggcattttggtcactcaactgattACAcacttgcaatcgggtcatcaaaatcaaaaaacattcatttaggtcacttatcacAATATTcgttaaaaaattgaaaaacaaaagaattaaAAGTTATTATGCAGCACCTTTCtttctctcttaaaaatttcaaaacttatcaacaaatgaaacaaatacacacataaaatcaatagtttcagccacaaaaacttaatctttATTTATCTCTTATCGTTTTATATATCTCAAGaccattttggaaaaactcaTTAAATTTATGATGGATTTTTCCAcaataaagatatataaaatgacAATAGATTAATAAGGATGAAGTTTTTGTGAGTGAAATCATTGATGATAATGATATAGAAAATGATAAGAGACAAACAAAAATTAAGTTGTTGTGGGTgaaactattgattttatgtttgtgtatttgtttcatttattaataaatttcgaaaatttcaatagagaaaaaaaaatgttgcatgatagcttttaaaacttttttttccaattttttaacggatattatgataagtgacctaaatgaaagttttttgagtttggtgACCCGATTGTGAGTTTGTAatcagttcagtgaccaaaaTGTCGCTTtagctgactgtacatgccacaGTGGATTTATTTAAGTCAAGTCACGAAACTTTGTCAGCTTTCCATCAAATTTTTAACGAAGTGTAATagccagtgacctgaatgaaaatttttaagagtacaCCAATGTGAATGAAAGCTTTTAGAGTTggatgacccgattgcaagtttacggtcagttgagtgaccaaaatgctaTTTAACATAATTGGTAACCAATAACACTGGTCAAACAATGGTGTCATTGCTCAACTTCCTGGTGGACCCATGAGCAATAATATCCGTGGACTTAAGAAATCGAATTAGTTATCTTATCATTATAACTGTAGAATGCTCTGTGAAAGCTGATAACAATACAAATTTAAGGAATCCAATAAATGGATTTCAGCACTCAACCTCAAGTCATACTTCTCTGTGGCTTTGTTGTTTTTCTTGTTGTTCTATGGAGGATCTTAAGTATCCATGCCAAAAGCCACAACAAGAGCGGCTACGCTCCCCCGGAACCTGCTGGTGCATGGCCAATCATCGGCCACCTTCATCTTCTAGGAGCCGACAAGATATTACATCATTTATTCGCAGCCATGGCAGATAAACTTGGACCCGTCTTCTTGTTACAGCTAGGGATTCACAAAACTCTTGTGGTAAGTAGCTGGGAAGTTGCGCGAGAATGTTTTACAGTGCATGACAAGGCCTTATCCACCCGTCCAATGACTCTAGCCTTGAAGATCATGGGATATGATGGTGCTATCTTTGGATTTCTCCCTTATGGCCCAAAGTGGCGCAATCTGCGTAAGCTAGTGATGGTTGAGCTTCTATCCACCCGTAGGCTTGATAAgctcaaacatattttagattCGGAAGTCAATTTATTTGTCAGGGGGCTTTATGAGCTGTGGAAAAGCAAAGGAGAAGAGGGTATGCCTGTGGTGGAACTGACAGAGAGATTTGGAGACCTCACGACGAATATAGTGGTGAGAATGGTTGCAGGGAAGCGCTATTTTGGCAATGGAGAGTATAAAAATGAAGAGGCCAGATGGTTCCAGAAAGCTTCAAAGGATTTCTTACATATGGTAGGCTTGTTTATGGTTTCTGATGCAGTTCCCCTTTTTGGTTGGGTAGATTCACTGACAGGATACAAGGGAAAAATGAAGAAGACAGCAATTGTGATGGATAACATACTTGAGGGATGGATGAAGGAGCATAAACAAAAAAGGAAACTTGCGAGCATCAATGAATCTGAGCAAGACTTTATGCATGTGATGCTGTCTATCATGGAATCGGATCCAGATGCTCAGATCTCCGACACAACCATAAAAGGCACTTGCCTGGTAAATCTATACCCAACACTCTCAAGTTTCAGCCAAAAATGCAACTGATTCTATATGAACTTTTAGCCTTAAAATGCTAAGAATCAATTAAGGAATATATCACACTAGTTTTAACAGGTACTTGACTTGGAAACCTTTATTCTATTAACGAAAACAACAGAGTATATTAGTTTCTTTTGTGCTCTCACCACAAAACTACAATTAATTATGAGAAAGGTAAGAAAACTCATTTTATACAGTAGAGTAAGTTTGTTTTACTAAGATATGCACTCTGTATCATTGGACTGCTCTCTGCAGAGCCTTCTCTTAGGTGGATATGACACAACAATGGTCACGCTTACTTGGGCAGTCTCATTGCTACTTAACCACCGCCACGTGCTAAGAAAAGTTCAAGATGAATTGGAAAAGCATGTTGGAAGAGATCGCCAAGTAAATGAATCAGATGTGAAGAATCTACCTTACTTGCGAGCCATTGTCAAGGAAACATTACGACTATACCCGCCTGCACCACTCAATGGACCCCATGAAGCAATAGAAGATTGCACTTTGGCAGGCTTCCACATTTCAGCTGGCACACGCTTATTTGCAAACCTATGGAAGCTGCAACGTGACCCTCGCATTTGGTCTGATCCCTTAGATTTCCGACCTGATAGGTTCATTGAGGAAcatgttgatgttgaaatgtgGGGGCAAAATTTTGAACTGATACCTTTTGGATCTGGAAGGAGGGCATGCCCTGGCACCGCACTTGCACTTCAAGTTCTGCACTTGACACTGGCTCAGTTGCTTCAAGGGTTTAAGCTAGGAACTGTTTCAGACTTACCTATTGATATGACTGAAAGTCCAGGATTTATTAACCCCAAAGCAACACCACTGGAAGTTGCATTCAGGCCTCGACTGGCTCCTTCTCTCTATGCATGAAGCAGAGTTTCCGGGGACAAGTCCTGCATATTTAAGTGAAGCTTCAAAGGCAGAGACCAAATCTACGAATAATTTACTAGAGTGACAATTTACTTAGCAATAAGTGACAATTTACAGATCTTGCTGTTTCTATTTTATCAAGAACAGGTTCAACTCGCAGCAGCAAGACGTCTGGGCTATATATGTTCTCCCGACGATATATATTTGTCAGTAATTAATTTGGTCGAGTGGTTTgatatattaaatcataatcCGGTGAGTTAGCTAGCAACAAATTCTTAAGCAGCTTCACCAAATGGCAAAACTTTTTCCACAATCAGGCTTCTATGATTTTCTTCTAAATCCTGAATCTTACGTTACTTCAGTTTCTTTCTCCTGTTGCAAAGAGAACTCGAGTTTGAGACTCATGTAACTTGCCCTGACTAGAGTCTTTCTGGTTTGTATAACGCTGACTAGAGTCTTTCTGGTTTGTATAACGACGTCTTTGACTTAATTTTAACACCAAATAGATATAGAGACATCTTGCAATTAAGATACATTGTTGTTCTGGAGTTGATGTAATTCGGTACAATAACAAGATATCTGACCACAATTTACATTAAACGAACAGCTCCTAGAAAGAGTTCTGAGGTAATGAAACTAAGAGTTCACCTACAAGTTCTACATGTTCTCATGAAGCTACAAAGCCAGTGTCCACACCAGATGCACAAGTAAATTACAATGCGGACCAACCTAGAAATAGGTGTAGTTCTGCTCTGTTATTGagatcaacaaacatactaaaCACCTGATAGTgatcattatattttatagtttGTGAGTGTATGATCAATTAGAAGTTTTAACTTTACTAAAAGTATTATCAATACAGCGGCAAGGGTCTCCTGCTCATTGTTATGTTGCCATGGCGATAGGCTGTAGGCTACAGCATGACTTACTAGAGCTCGAAAAAGGATAAAAGCAGGATGCTCTAGTTGTCATGTTCTTCTTCCTGGATCTGTCTTCTTTGCAACTTAGCGATTTCTgttgtttcttgttgttatCCTTTATTGTTCAGTTGTTGTTCTCCAAAAAAAGGTTCCGGATGTCACAAAACACACTAAGTAATGTCCAAAATAACAGAGTTGAAACCAAACACCCCCAAATATCATTCATTTATTACCGCTAGATAATCCAGCGTTTCCAATTTTGGAAGGACACGCTAAATCATGTAATAgcattctgtttttttttaacatgtactccctccgtcccacccatttctttacactttcctttttgggtgtcccacccaattctttacatttcaaaacttaccaaaaatagtcaatgggtcccactacttctccacttttctttccttttcacactacttttactccactaccttctttttatacattaaaaatcaatgggtcccaccactttacccacttttccactactttatacatatttcttaacctccgtgcccaacccattcgataagaaatgggtgggacggagggagtatgtgtttGTTAACCAAACAAAACGCTAAACGAAATAGCATTATGTTCTTTTAATCCCAACAAACGCTACACGGAGTAGCGTtttcaattaatattaaatacggTACACGAAGTAACGTCAATAAGTGACATTGAggtcattattttatttcatgataTTTGGGACATTAATATTCCCAATTGTGATAACGGGACCAACATCCCCGTTCTCCTCCCTCGCTTATTTCTGTTATGGTCTAAGAACAATGGTGTATTATTTATAGTGATCATACAGTAAACTCTTTATGCTCAGATTAGTCGACTGGTAGGGTAAAACAAACATAGTTATgtgatttaaaaaattgaaaatttaactaGCCACTTTCCCCTCCTATTCTTTAACTCTGTCCACTGAGTGAAAGCTTTCACCTTTACAGGCTGATGTTCAAGAAAGTTCAGCATCCTCTAGCAGATTTCAGATTATTATCCGGGAGGCGATTATTGACGGGGTTATGAATATGCTGGCGACATATCGAAAGAGATGAATATAAGTTCAGACAACTGAAACAGTGCAACCACAATAGAACACTAACTAGAATTGTATTAGAACCCTAAACTTGGTGAAAAGATTCTTTTACTTAACCTTATAAGTTATGAATCCTGATGAGTTAATCTTCAAATCCTCATTTTGTTCAAATGTTAAAATTGACTAATAAGTAATACTCCCCTGTAATTAACAATGTCCACTCATATTAAGTGTGGACACATAGCAAACAGAATACAACTATACTATAGTACAGTATATTgttcaatcatataaaatatatgcttGGAATATCCACTAAAATATTCTCGGGTTCATGCATGAAATGCCCCTGTTTTGTCAACTTACCTGTTTGCAAGCATGCTGGTTTTCTCTCCCTTCAATTATCTTCCATTTACTTTGCCtctgtgtatatatagccatATTGCCTCTTGGTATTCATTACTATCAACAGCAGAAGAGTGTATACAAATATACAGATATTTACtagaataaatattcaataggTTGTTGAGAATGTCAGATATGTTGAATGTTTGCATGGGCGAGATGATAAAACTTAAGCAGAAAGTGCAGGTTCATAGAACCCAGGTGTCAAGTGAAGTGTCTCGTCAACAAGAAAGCAGAACTGCTGCTTTCTGTAACCTAAAGTCATCGGTGGAGGATAAGAAAGATGTTAATAGTCTCTCGGAATCCACCATCTTCTTGATCATGGACAGGTTCGCACCATCATGAAATGGATTGTAACTATGTAATAGAATTGGTCTGTTTATATGTAATGAAGTCATAAAGGCTTTTATCAGGAAGAATTCTTATGATTAATGTACATAAAGTTTCCACGGTCTACTAGCACTGGCTATGTGTAATTCTACTGCAAATGCCTTCAAGAAATTATAGAGCTAATTGAAGAAAATGTGTATTTAAAGAACAAATCTAATCTGCAAGAAAAAAAGAAATGCGAAGTGAAAAATGGCAGGGATTAAATTGTAATCCTAAAAGGGAAtaataatattagtatttttcATTCATTTACAGTGCTGAAATATAACTTTCCCTGAATTTGGTTTCAATGTGCAAAATGTTTATCTAAAGTTACAGTGATACATGTACacggttaaaaaaaaaaaaagggaaatgTATGTACCTACAAAATCCAATGTCAAATCTGTAAGAACATCATGAGAAAGTGCTAGCCTCTATACTGTCAGATGACCATTCATTCATATTCAAGCTTGGCTTCTCATAATTCCACTTCAAAACTTCAGTTCCATATTTAAGTGCTTCATCAACGCTATCTGATTCGAGTCCTGTAACCCGAGAAACATACAACTTATTTCCGGTCATCGCCTTGAACTCTCTTTTAAATTTTGCTGCAATATAATGGAATGCACGCTGAGCCAGTGGTGCTATGGGATTCCTGGTACTGCTGTTGTTGCTGCTGCCGGGCACCGGATTGAAGTCGTGAAACCACTCACACTTAGTGAGAGGTACCTGTTCAATCTTCTCTTCCAGCAAGTCAAATTTGTTGAGTATCAAAAGAAAGTCCTTTTGAGAACAGACTGGATGTGTCACTATACTTTCGAACAGCTTCTTGCTTTCCAGCATTTTGTTTGTCGGAACTCCATTGATATCGTAAATGTATTCGTCATAATCCGTCAAGGAAACACAGTATATGATGAGATCCATACTTTCAAACATTTCCAACCACTTGCAATTTTCTCCAAGGCTGCTTGAATGAACTCTTACAAGTTGGTATCTGAAATATCACCATATTCCGTGATATTAAGGATAAGGacatataaaaacaatcacaaacacTACTCTGTTAGTGAAAGTAGGTTTTGCCTATATGGTCAATAGACAAGTTTATTATTGTCCGGGACGGTGAAGAATGCATAAAAAAGCAAACCTTTGCAAGGGATCATCTTGATCTGAAGCGCCCATGAAGCTATCATTTACTGACTTTGGGAATGAAAAATCCACACTAGCTATACTGTTGGAAGAAGCAATCCCCTCGGCATATAAAATGTCCATGTCAGAAGGCTCGTAGTCTGTCCGCGAGATCTCAACAGCCTTCAGTAGAAAGTAAATGAGTCAAATTTACATGTACCATCAATGGGTTGTACAgtgatgtatatatattatatataggcaaatgatcaaatagaaacaaaTATTgtatagaaactagaaaccttAGTGAATAGCGTAgttatatttagttattatcaTCCATGGTGGCCGAAATCAATGGTGAAggtggtgattggaggttgatttgtataaatgtattgatttaattaaaaaggtGAATAATCACTATTACTGGTGCAATCACTTGTTTCTAGTttctattctaattttttttctagtggagtagattatatatatataagtcagagCATTAAATCGAGGATCATAAAGCATAAGTTTACCCGATTTAAGAAGTAGTTTGCAACTCTAGGTAGCATTTGTATCTCATTTATCCGATCAAATGTAGCTTGGAAGGCTCTATCCTTCCACAATTCCTCAACTAATGGTGCATATTCACGAGTGGAAGCGGGGAATACCGCGGCCAAATTTCCAGACATCATGACTTGGAGTAGCCAATCAGAGAATGCTTTAAGTCTCCGGCTGATGGAATACATGTTTGTATTGATAATACCGTCAGAATTCAGAGTATCTGCGCAATCATAACGAAACAATCTGAGTTTGGATAGAACATAAAAAGGATAAGAGGATCCAAGTTGCTAGATCATATTCAGTGATGTGAAGTGAATTTTTATGGGTCGCTGTGGAATATAAGTACAGTGACTAGAGAAACTAGTTTTCCAAATTTATCTTGTGTCGTGCTTGggaataatattttatacataacCAAGTCGAATTTCAAATGCAATAGTAGAATAGTACATGTTGTACCTGTGGGACCTGGCTGATTAATAGATCTCATCCCCATTTCATTTGTAGTTTCTAATTCAAATTGTTCCCGTTGCTCGAGCAGGATACCTATGTAACTGTATAAGTTGCTCTGAATCATGTGCTTTAAATTCTGACGCTCATCTTTCGAGAACGGAACTTTGTATAGAAATTTGGCCTGAAATATAGATATAGGATTAAAAActtaacaatataaaaaaaatgactaACCGAGTCTACACATGTAGAGGTCAAAGATTGTTACCTACGCTTAGGAATCTGTGTTTATAATGCAAGTGATCAAGGTCCAATAGTAACCCTCTGTTTTAAATCAATAATACTGTTTATTTTGTAtggtataaatacatatatatgccAGCAAAAAATACAGGTAAGGAGGAGAAAAAGTCATCACTCGGTGTCTTAATCCTATAAAGCAGCAATTTGAGAAGGATTAATAAAGATTTTCTTATCTAAGTTTAATAACACTAATGATCCTTCAAATTTTCCAAATTAAATACAATTCTCAAAATTTAACTAGTACCTAATACACATATAGATGGAGATCCTCAGATGGAATTCGGAAATCTAGATTAATATATAGGATCGCGTATTTTTCTTAAGGGAATGATACCTGTTTGAATATGGTACTAGTACCAGATTTATCATAGCCAACCATAAGCAATTTATGAGATGTTTTCTTTGCGAGTTTGTTGGGTACAGCTCCATTAGCAACACCATGAACTTCTTCTTGACCAGGACTTGCAGATTCCAAAGGGGTAGGCAGTGATAGGACAGAACATAGTAGTTTGATCTTTGGCTGTAAACATAAATTCGAAGctaaatattaatacaaaacTTGCCCATATTTATACAGGGATAAACAAGGATACATTCAACAAATTACAATAGTACACACCTTAAACCATATTCGCTTTATCACATTTTTCTGCCCCTCTTCCTGGAAGGAACCATCAGCACTACACCAAAAGTGTGGTTGTCCTTCACAATGAATTCCTGCCCGCTACATGTCAAACAGAAAGGTCAAAACAAAATTTATGCAATGCAGAAAGCTAAATTATTGaaagagaaatatatatatgtgtgtgtgtgtgtgtgtgtgtgtgtgtgtgtgtgtgaaagaGAGACAAGATATTTATTCACGTTCAGAATTCAAACCTGCATCACCCAGAGTTCAC
Protein-coding regions in this window:
- the LOC108197401 gene encoding xanthotoxin 5-hydroxylase CYP82C2 gives rise to the protein MDFSTQPQVILLCGFVVFLVVLWRILSIHAKSHNKSGYAPPEPAGAWPIIGHLHLLGADKILHHLFAAMADKLGPVFLLQLGIHKTLVVSSWEVARECFTVHDKALSTRPMTLALKIMGYDGAIFGFLPYGPKWRNLRKLVMVELLSTRRLDKLKHILDSEVNLFVRGLYELWKSKGEEGMPVVELTERFGDLTTNIVVRMVAGKRYFGNGEYKNEEARWFQKASKDFLHMVGLFMVSDAVPLFGWVDSLTGYKGKMKKTAIVMDNILEGWMKEHKQKRKLASINESEQDFMHVMLSIMESDPDAQISDTTIKGTCLSLLLGGYDTTMVTLTWAVSLLLNHRHVLRKVQDELEKHVGRDRQVNESDVKNLPYLRAIVKETLRLYPPAPLNGPHEAIEDCTLAGFHISAGTRLFANLWKLQRDPRIWSDPLDFRPDRFIEEHVDVEMWGQNFELIPFGSGRRACPGTALALQVLHLTLAQLLQGFKLGTVSDLPIDMTESPGFINPKATPLEVAFRPRLAPSLYA
- the LOC108204748 gene encoding extra-large guanine nucleotide-binding protein 1 isoform X1, which codes for MMASLVRRFVPEKAVDFDVDDEYNVEYSFAMEYKGPAVSYTIPRVDPLNVDCIPIAARVSTRGVGENLSLPVVRPIVKADYLKHNLLKVESQGDASLVPVTNSNELDVARVLDGSKSHRTAFRVVNVIDTSGELEFSESDECLPRISKKYESSGTLGFFDSHDNSCDLSESSDMECVHEDYNENGASSTGHEVEVAKSSVKKGSCHRCLVKKRFVEKEACLVCNAKYCSSCVVRAMGSMPEGRKCITCIGRRIHESRRASLGKSSRMLRHLLTDDGVKQIMSHEVSCEVNQVPPELVIVNGKPLCREELSQLLGCPNPPRKLKPRKYWYDKQSGLWGMEGEKPCQIITPQLDVGNPIMRNASNGNTKILVNNREITKRELWVMQRAGIHCEGQPHFWCSADGSFQEEGQKNVIKRIWFKPKIKLLCSVLSLPTPLESASPGQEEVHGVANGAVPNKLAKKTSHKLLMVGYDKSGTSTIFKQAKFLYKVPFSKDERQNLKHMIQSNLYSYIGILLEQREQFELETTNEMGMRSINQPGPTDTLNSDGIINTNMYSISRRLKAFSDWLLQVMMSGNLAAVFPASTREYAPLVEELWKDRAFQATFDRINEIQMLPRVANYFLNRAVEISRTDYEPSDMDILYAEGIASSNSIASVDFSFPKSVNDSFMGASDQDDPLQRYQLVRVHSSSLGENCKWLEMFESMDLIIYCVSLTDYDEYIYDINGVPTNKMLESKKLFESIVTHPVCSQKDFLLILNKFDLLEEKIEQVPLTKCEWFHDFNPVPGSSNNSSTRNPIAPLAQRAFHYIAAKFKREFKAMTGNKLYVSRVTGLESDSVDEALKYGTEVLKWNYEKPSLNMNEWSSDSIEASTFS
- the LOC108204748 gene encoding extra-large guanine nucleotide-binding protein 1 isoform X2 — encoded protein: MEYKGPAVSYTIPRVDPLNVDCIPIAARVSTRGVGENLSLPVVRPIVKADYLKHNLLKVESQGDASLVPVTNSNELDVARVLDGSKSHRTAFRVVNVIDTSGELEFSESDECLPRISKKYESSGTLGFFDSHDNSCDLSESSDMECVHEDYNENGASSTGHEVEVAKSSVKKGSCHRCLVKKRFVEKEACLVCNAKYCSSCVVRAMGSMPEGRKCITCIGRRIHESRRASLGKSSRMLRHLLTDDGVKQIMSHEVSCEVNQVPPELVIVNGKPLCREELSQLLGCPNPPRKLKPRKYWYDKQSGLWGMEGEKPCQIITPQLDVGNPIMRNASNGNTKILVNNREITKRELWVMQRAGIHCEGQPHFWCSADGSFQEEGQKNVIKRIWFKPKIKLLCSVLSLPTPLESASPGQEEVHGVANGAVPNKLAKKTSHKLLMVGYDKSGTSTIFKQAKFLYKVPFSKDERQNLKHMIQSNLYSYIGILLEQREQFELETTNEMGMRSINQPGPTDTLNSDGIINTNMYSISRRLKAFSDWLLQVMMSGNLAAVFPASTREYAPLVEELWKDRAFQATFDRINEIQMLPRVANYFLNRAVEISRTDYEPSDMDILYAEGIASSNSIASVDFSFPKSVNDSFMGASDQDDPLQRYQLVRVHSSSLGENCKWLEMFESMDLIIYCVSLTDYDEYIYDINGVPTNKMLESKKLFESIVTHPVCSQKDFLLILNKFDLLEEKIEQVPLTKCEWFHDFNPVPGSSNNSSTRNPIAPLAQRAFHYIAAKFKREFKAMTGNKLYVSRVTGLESDSVDEALKYGTEVLKWNYEKPSLNMNEWSSDSIEASTFS